The Desmodus rotundus isolate HL8 chromosome 2, HLdesRot8A.1, whole genome shotgun sequence region AATAGGGCTGTTAACTGACCACATGCCAGCTGCAGGCCTGACCCAGCCCGGGGCAGTTGCTgacaccccagctgcccgtcttgCACCCTCCTCCCAGGTGTCTGACCTCTGGGCCTAGCACGACCTCCAATCCAAGTGGCCTGCAGTCATGGTAACCTCTCTTCAAGCCATGAACTGGGTCACTGAGGTCACTGGCAATGGTGGAAGCTCCCTCTCAGTCAAGAAAAGTGACAACCCGAGTGGGCTGACATCCTGCTCATGGACCCTAACACAGGCTTTTGAAGGAAACTTCCAGACCATGTGGCTACCAGTTAAACATTAGTTTGTTCATGGGGGCTCGTGAACTGGAGAGTGGTCTGGGATAGGTGCTTCCCTATCGCTTGGTTGCTGTGCAGACAAACCCCCTGCCCACATGCATCCCAGGCCAAAGGACCTGCAGGGGAAACCCACTCGGCACTGCTGGCACCAGGGCAGCAGGAGCGCTGTCCACTGTGCGGCAGGGCGTCCTGTCTCCACCTGCCACTCCACCGCTCACCCCGCTGACCAGGGTGAGCATTAAATACAGGAAAACGTGCTCGGTCTACTACTTACGTGTCGGTATCTGACACATTAATGACACCACCTCACTCAGTCGTACTTCAGACGGTAACTAACGCTCCAAAATCCTTTATTTAATAGAATTGGAACACTGGCTAACAAACTCAAATGTGCTAAATGCAAGGTGCACAGAAAGGCCAGCTTCTCCCCAGCACTGGGGGCAGTTCTGCACATGTCTCCACTGTGTTCTGGCCGAAGCAGCAAGTTCAAGCTTCTGCTCAGGCCAGGGCTGCCAGGGCCTGAGGTCTCCCTCTGCCCTGACACTTGTTCCCTGCGCCAAGGAGAGGCTCAGCTCCACTCCGGTCACCTCTGCCCCAGATCCACACAGTGCCTGAAAGGCTGGGACAGGTGAACCCTGGAAAGCCCTGGCAGCTCTGGGACATTCTCCCTCCTGCCTGTagttccctccctccaccctcccagagATGGGGCACCAGGTCCATAGAAATTACTCCCTGAAGGACAGGGCAAGGGGCCTGGCTGGACTGGCCACCCAAGACTGCCCTACAAGCCATCCACTAGGAGGGTGGACATACCCTGCCCCACCACACCTGGACCCCAGGGAGAAGGGTCTAGAGGTGGGAAGGCTGGGCCCAACCCTGGCTGGCTGGCATTGGTCACCAAGGCCTCCAAATGCTCTGGGCTATGTGGGCAGTGGTAAGGCCGCCCAGGGCTGCGGGCACCAAGTCCAGCCCCTCAGCAGGTGCACAGCTCAGTTCAGCCTCGGAGGCCTCCTCCAGGTCTGAGCACAGGTCATCCCCAAGGGATGGGGGGCTGGATAGCGGGGACCCCAGGGCCCCTCCCGTGAGCCAGCTGCTTCTCCTAGGGGCTCCCTGGGGCCCCGCCAGAGCGTCCCCCAGCAGATCCCGAAAGCTGCTGCCCTCGCGCAGAGGCATGGACTCCAGCAGATGGTTCAGGAGCTCAGCGGCAACGGTGGCCTCGATGGCCTGGCACGTGGACACGAACGTGTGCACCTCATGCATGCACTGGATGTAGCCGGCGGCGAAGCGCTCGCTGGCTTCTGCCTGCAGCTGCTCGAGTCCTGCGCCcggggatgggaggaggagagccATGTCCCCACCCACCCGGCCAGCTCACCCAGGAGACACCGGGGCATGCCCTGCTCCTTGGTGAACTCCCGCTGCCGACAGCACAGGGGTGCCGGGCCTAGAAATCTTATGCCCCTGCCAGGGGCAGGTGGGCGAACGCGCCCCGCGTCCCAGCCCGCTTGTCCTGCTGCCACTCACCACGCGCCCGGCCCCGCAACGCGCCCTGCACGCGCCGCACGGTCAGCTCCAGCACCTCGGCGTTCTCCAGCTTGGCCTGCACCTGCGGCGGCGGGGACGCCGGGTGGGAAGAGGCAGTGAGGGTGGGCAGTTCCGCGACCCCCACCCGCCTGCTCGGCTGTCCCTGGCCACCTGCCCGCCCGCCTCACCTCGGTGCCCGCCAGCAGCAGCCGCAGTTCCTGCAGACTCTCGTTGATCCGCGCGCGTCGCTTCTTCTCCACCAGGGGCTTCCGAGCCTGCGGGAAGCAGGTCACTAAGCCCCAGCGCCGCGCCAACCCCCCGCACGCTCGCATGCCCACGGCCCCGGCCAGCACCTTGCGGTCCACCCGTGTCTCCCAGCCGTCGTCATTCTCCCGGCCCACACGGTCCCATCCCTGGGCGCCAGACGCCGGGGACGGGGCCATGATCCGAACCACCTGAAGCGCAGAGAACGCCCTCAGCGCCCGCGCCCCGCAGTAGTCGTGAACCCAAACTTGCGTCTTCCGCaggccccggccccgcccctttTATAGCGCCTTATTTGCATCTCAATGCCCGGATTGGCTGCGTACTCCAAGAGCCGCTGGCCGAAGGCGCACCGCAGCCAATTGAAGCCGCTCGCTTTGTCCAGCCCCGCCGCAGGCGTCGTTCTGCAGCTGGTGGGGCGTGGCCGGCGGGTGTGGACCCTAGTCTGGCCTCAGCGCGACCCTCGCTGGGGGCGGCACCCGAGGGGGCGGTGACCTCGGGAACGGCGGCTCTTGGGTGCCTAGGTTTCCCTCCGCACCCGGAGCAAAGCCCCCGGTCAGCTGTACGTGTGAGCTGGTCATCCACCCGTCCATCCCCATTTGGATTCCCCAGATACCTCCCCAGAGGAGTGTTGCGCGTGGGCGCGCTGAGTCCTGAATCAAGTGGGGCAAAGCCAGTTAAGTCCGCGGTCTCCAGTCTGGATGGGACCTCGGGTCTGgactgggtgggggggggctgcagAGCCCCGGGGAGGTGGGAGCTCATGGGGCAACGGGGGTGTGAGTGGGCCCGTGGTCACCTTGCGTTCCTTGCGAGTTCGTGTGTCTGGACGCCGCGCCCCCTTCCTGCTTTGGGATTCGAGCGGGGAGGGGTTCGCGGCCCGCCACGCCACTGCTCCTCCAGACTCCCCTTCTCTGGTCAAGCCCCCACGCGCCCGTCCTTCCCGGTCCTCATTCCCATCACCGCCCTAAGCCTCCACCTTCCCCTAACGCCCTTCGCTCCTATGGTCCCCCTTtgacctcccactcccctcttggcTCCTCGCCCTTTCCTAGTCCCACTGCTCCCTCCCCCGTCTTTCCCTGCTCTCCCACTCGCCCCCTCCAGTTACCCACCACCGCCCGGCCTTCCCTGATCCCCACTCCTGCTCGTtcgccctgcccccctccctccagtccccTTCATGCCCCCCGCCGCGTCCCCCTTAGGCTCCCTTTACCCCCCCAGCCTTACCCGCCCCCCCTCCAGGCTCCCGGGGGCCGCTGTCTGGACCCCGTAACTTGATGCCCGTGACAGTTGGCAGCTGCAGCCGCTTCGGCGGAGAAAAGCGGCGGCAGCGCCAAGAGAGACAGGTGTTGACCGCTCTTTTGTCTCTGACGCCTTTGTCCCGCGGGCGGGCAGCGAGCGCGCCTGAGTCCGACAGACGGCCGACACCCCTGCCGCGGGCGCCCATCTGCCGGTCTGGCCTCCCAGCGGGTGGGGGTGTGAGCAGTGGAGCCACGCCCTTGGACAGCCCCTGGGGGACCCGGGTCTGACCCCTGGTCCACCCGCCTACCGCCTATTTTGGCGCCGCCAGGGAGAGCTGGAACGCCAAGATGCCTTCTGgccttctgcctggaacacttcTGCCCCAACCTTCCATGGCTGTTTCCTCCCAgttcaggcctcagtttccctcatttACCTTGTGGGAGCACTGCGCCTGCacccactgcccattgctcccttgGGACTAGGACTGTCAGGGTCTGGTCTGCAGCCTCCAGCCCTGGTCAGGGGGACAGTCCCATCTAGGACCCCCATCCACCTGGTCTTGTAGGAGACCTGGGTGCCTAGGGGACTGCCAGGATGTCCCGTCAAGGCGATCTGGCAGGTCTCCAGGTAGCTGTTTCCCTTCAGGCTCCCCCACCAGAGGGACCTCCACAGGCAGGGCAAGTTTAGTGAGAGGTCTGAGAGTTCTCCAAGTCACCTCACTGTCTTCTGGGAGTCCCTGGGGACCCCTTGTGCTGAGTCTCACCTGTCCCTGGGCTGCCCCTCGGGGGCCTTTTTGTGAGCAGGCCCCTGCAGCTTCCCCAGACCAGCACTGCTCACCGAGGTATGAACATGGTTCTTTCTTTAATCATCCCTGTTGTCCTTGGTCTCGCCTGTGAGCCAGAAAACTCAGCTCTCTTCCTGCTGCCGCCCCTGGGTGCTCAGAGGCccagctgcccttccattccccCATGCCTACTGGGGGCACTCACGGGGGTGGGACCCCAAGGTGGCCTGTAACTTTACTCTTCTTTGCCATTTACACACCACCCCAGaggagacaccccccccccccccccacaacacacacatgtAACCACAGGTGAGTTTTCATTACtttcagaagcagaaaaataaacccaGTGATCTCTCTCATACTGTTTCCTACCCTTCTCACTGGCCAGTATATTGTTTGAACAAGGCCAAACATGTCCTAGAATGTCCTCCATGAAACACAGTTCACGTGGGTCCAGGACAGTCAGGATGCCGGGGGAGGCCTCAGGGAAAAGACCAACAGAACACCGGATTGGATGGGGTCCCGAGAGGGGTGCTGGAGGGTCAGGTGATAAAGGCAGACAATGCAAGCAAAGAGTGACAGGCGACAGGGAACCCCAGGAAACACAACGGAGCCCCAGAAGAGAATGTGGTGTGAGCGCAGCGCTCCGCGGCCAGTTCTTTCAGACACAGCACTGTTCACAGGCGTCAGCGTTCAGCGCCCACCTGCAGACAAGCAAGGGAGGCTTCCTTACGGTTACAGGACATGATTCAAAGTCGGCTGTAGAAACCAATGACAGGTAACCATTGTCAGAGAAGGCAGGAAGTGAAGGGAGGGCTGGGACCTGGAGGCCTTGtctggcatggggtgggggttagggtAAGGAGAGAGCCGGTGTGTCCTTGACTGGCCTGGAAGTCTCCCAAGGCCCCATCTTTGAGGTCAGCCTCAGTCCCCCTCGGTGGGCCCACTGGTTGACTGGCTTGGCCTTTCCTTCCAGATGCCTGGCTGCCCATCATGGGGCCCCCGAGCCCTCACTCTCctcacttggcctctctgagcagaGCTGCTTCCTGCCGCTTAACCCTTGGACTGCCCCCACCTTCAAAGGTTGCCTGCAAGCGGACTTCCTGAGCAGTTGGGCCCTTTCATCCCCTCGGATCCAGGGACAGAGGCCAGTAGACACTGGGCAGGGCTGTGGTGGCCACAGGGGACCAGACGGCAGCAGCTCAGGCAGGGGTGGCAGCCGGTAAATCAGACAGGCACAAAGGCAGTGGGCAGCCTGTGGCTGTCTCGGTCGCTTGTGGGTAATCAACCCGGGGGGCTCTGAGAAGCGCTTTTTAGTTTGTGCTCTTGGGGTTCTACGGTCAAGAGTCCCCCAAATCACTCCAAGGTCCAGTGAAACAACCACACCTGGCCACTGAAGGGCTCTCTCTGGGAGGATGAGCCTttgctccccttcccctctcaccaCCTGGATTTTAGTAGCCCAGCCAGGAGGTAGAGCCAAGCCCTCCCTTCTGCTCGGGGAGCTTCTGGAAGGCTGGGCCCTGGGTTCAGGACCTGGTCATCTTCCTGCTCTGACCCCTCCCAGACCCCCGCCATCGTTCTCTTCCGTTTTGACCAGGCCCCGTATCGCTCCATTATGGCGGAAGGCAGGCCACGGCTGGTGGGGTGGCGGGTGATGGCGCTGTGCTGCCCGATCACCTCTGACGGAGACAGGAGGCCGCCCTGGCCCTGCCGTCCGCCCACGTGGCCAGTACCTAAGCGGGTGCCTGGGGTCCTGCAGAGCGAAGTGGAGCTCCACGGGCTGAGCAGAGCACGCCCACCCCACCCTACCTGCATGTTAAAAGACTGGGAGAAGTCTAATCCAGGTCACAGGCTTCCGTTTATACCCCGAAGTGCACGGGCCAGGGGCTGCGGGAAGTGTGCGTCGCAGAAGCACCAGACCGGAAGGGACGTGAGGAGCAGGAAGCGCGCTGCGCAGGGGAGTGGCCAGGGGCCTCCGTGGAAAGGAGGGTCCCCAACGCAGAATCTCCGGagtgctgtttaaaaaaatcttccgATAATCTTTGATCATCTCTGCTCATCTCTGTTCAGTTTTCCCCCAGTGTTAAAGActcatacaaataaaaataaaaatatactcgCTTTATTTACCAATTTTCTAAAAGGCAGAAAGTCATAAAAAGACACAAGCAGCCAAATGACGTGTTGCACTGGGTGGAGGAAGCTTGGTTTGCCCACGAGCGGACCTCCGGGCGCAAGGCTAGGAGTTGCCAAACGGCCTTGGAGGCTTTTTCCGTCTCCGTGGGAACGTAGTAAAAAGAAGGCTCAGTTTAAAATCGAGAACGTTTCCAGAACACCCGTGTAAGCGCACAAAGGAAAGACGACTTGCTACATGGCGCCGTGTAAACAATTCCACAGAAAGCTCCCAGGGCCCTCCTCTGAGCACGCCGCAGCGCCGCAGCGGCCGGTGAGAGCGCGTCCAACAACGAAGTAGCGCTGACGGTAAACATTCACAACGGTAGAGGAGGTTTTGGCAGTTGGTGTTTGCGGACAGCCGTCACCAGGGGATGACCTGACATCCAAGGAAGGCAAGACACAGTTGGCAGTGTCTCACTCCCACACGCAGGCAGGACTGCACGCGGAAGGAACGTGGGCACCCGAAGGTGGGCGTACTTCGTAAGAAAAAGCTAGACTGTTTCGTGTTTCAGTTTCTGAAGAGAGGACTCACTGAGGAGCAGGGCGGTTTGACTACGAAAGCTCCCTGGCTGGAAGGCGGCGGCTTCCCCACCCAAGAGCAGGGGAACCTGCTGCCTGGGGCGCCCCTGCACCAGCAGCGGAAGTCGGTTTCATCAGCAGgtgcttctctttccttccagagaCCGATGCCGTTTCTTCCGAACAGTCCGTGAGGCCCAAGGTGAGGCTCTGCAAACAGCCGGGCAGAATGCCCTCACTCTTCCCTGAGGGTCCCCCATGACCTGAAGGTGCCAGAGGCCCTGGGGGACACTACTGCAGAGATGGGAGCTGTGCCGAGGGGAGGCTCGTGAAAAGACTGGGGCTGTGCCCCAGCCCCGGGAGAGGCAAGCTCACTGCACCCGGCGACACAGACGCCGTCCCCGCAGGCTCACTGGGTCGGCGGCCGCTCTGCCAGGGCCAGAGGGGGTGTCTGGGGCGTGTCAGCGGGAGAACTCGAGTGGGTCCCCACAGCAGTGGTCAAAGCCTGGCCTACAGATGAAGTTGCCACAAAGAGACGGCCGACCACCTGTTTTCACGGACATGCTGGTCGTGCCCGAAAAGGAGCCAAGGGTGCTGCAGAGACCCCAGGAGGGCCCAGGCGCACATCAGTCTGAGGGAGCTGGTCACAGAGACGACGGGGCCTCAGTCCGGAGCCCGCGTTTCAACGTCACTCGCCCAGACAGCTGCCACTACTGCACCTGAAGCCAGAGCTGCCGGTTTGCTACACACCATTCAATGCGACACATTTGGAAAGCAAGTCAGGAGAGGCTGTCGTCTCCACTGGGCATGCTTTAAAACATCTACTCTGACTAGATGATACTTTACATAACAGGCAGCCCCCGAGAGAGGACAGGATTTGATCTGCACACTCATTCCCAGTGAAGCCCCAAAGGCCGGCGCCCAGTGGTGGGGGCTGCGCGTGGTTGTGGCCTGGTGTGACGTCTCCAGAAACCCCATGGAAGCTCAGCGTGGTCCACGGACTTCCGTCGTGCCCAGGCGGCCTCCCCGGCGCTTGCAAGAGGGGATTTGGTCTTTCTTAAGTTGTATCCCAGCAAACTCTCTTCCTTGTCCCCCAAAGTCcacatgtacattttaaatataaaaacatttctttccaaacccttccctccctccacagtTTTAAGTCACCCCTTCAAAACactgtttccttttctaaaacaaacaaacaaacatcaacAAAAAGTATGTCTGTCCATCTCCTTAGGAACCGATGCGAAGCTCGTCCTCTTCCATCAGCCTGCAGGGGTGCGGGGAGTTACGTGTGCCCCTGGTTCCTGGGGCTCAGGGCGGGTCCATTCCCCTTGTCTTTGGAGTCTGTGGCCTCGCTGAGTCCCAGGGGAGGGCTGTCTTGCTCGCAGGGCACACAGAAGTCGTTGTTTCCCTTGCTCTCACAGTAAACACATTCCTGAAGAGGAAAGAACAGGACGGAAGTCAGTAACAAAGACGGCCTTCACTGCAGGAGTGGCCTTCACGCTGAGGGAGGTGCAGGTGGCCGCCGGAGGAGGGCCGGCACCCTCGGAGGGGGCTCCTCCGTGGCAGGGAGGAGGCCAGCCCGCTCCCGGGgcccctgcaccccactcccccaaggcCCAGGGTGCCTGGGCCTTGATGGGAGAGGCGGCTTTGCACAGGCTCTGCCCTCAGCGCCTCTGCCTTCTGCCCGTGGGCCCTGGAGTTCAGTGACCAGCCCAGGTCTTCTCCGTGAAATGGGGCCACAGCAAcgtgaggaggaagggagggctctgagggcagggactcGTCCCTGACGTGGCAGAGGCCGGGCTGTGCAGAAcagacaggggcagggagggcagcagtTCAGCGACTGCGGACACGGGGACCtgacaggagtggggagaggggcacagacaggtctttaaatatttttaaaattgacttaagagagagagagatcagttcaTCGTTCCACTTGTTGACGCACTcactggttggttcttgtatgtgccctgaccggggatcaaacctgcaaccttggcgcatcGGGAAGGGACAGAGATAGAAGGGGCAGCTGGAGAGGGACAGGCGTGAAGAGCAGAAATTTAATATTCCCACTGTTTCTGAATGGTCTACATGGATGTTGAGCGTTTATGATGGGAgaagtgttcttttttaaaaataggaaacagaattgaaagaaaggaaaattcgAATTTCAGCAGGCAGTGGAGGTCGGACACTCAGACCTTCTGGGGAACAACCGAAGGGGCCTCTGAGGCAGATGGAGGTGTAGCAGTGTCTCTTCCTTTCTCAGGCCCCATTCAGAGGACAGTGGCAGGCGGAGTGCCGAGCGCGCCCACGCGGACTGGCAGGGCGCTCGCTACCCCAGAGGCCGGTCAGCGAGCTTACCGTCACGTCCATGGCCGAGGGCAGGCCGCCCGCCCGCACCCACGGGTGCACCTCCTGCAGCTCCTGCTTCTGCCCCTCGGTGAAGCGGGGCTGCAGCTTCTGCAGCAGCTTcagcctctctctgtcctccttcaAAACCACTTCCAGATTTCTGCTCCGCGTGCGGAGAAACAGGAGAGCTTTAGAATGTGTTAGagtttctgtgtgttttcttaaaacaacactctcgttttctttcattattaataaTGGAGTTTTAGGTGATTTTATTCCATGcaaatttccttttcatttaaaagagATGACTCTGTTCAGGTAACCTAACATCCCAAGCGCACGACCTGTGGTTCCTATGAAAACGACTGTCCAAGTCACGGTTTGACTTTCACTTTAAACTGCACGGGAGCTGGGTGTCCGCAGAACCTTGGTTCTGCCAGGGTGGTGAGTCTGGAAGGTTCCCACCAGGAGGCGGTGGGGAGACTACCTTCCCTTGCTCCCTGCCAGCGCTGGTCCCCCCAACCCAGGGTCCTGGCTGTCCTGCCTCAGGGTGGGGCTCCACAGGGGCAGGGACCCTGAATGTTCCTCGGAGAAGCCTGAGCTGGAGTCACAGCTGGGGTGCAGACCCCAAGTCACTACAGAGCAGCTGGTGGCCACCGGCTGGTCACCAGCCTTGACCCCTGCGTTCTGCCTAAGACACACGCACCCCATTTACCCCATGGTGGGCAACAGAGCCAAGGAGGTGGAGTTAGCACAAATACTTCATCAATGTCAAGTGTGACCCTCGGGAGGGTCGCCAGAGGCCTGCAGCACCCGGTTCCCTCTGAGAGACTTTCAGAGGGAAGCCCCCCACTGGTGGCCTCGTTTGGGGACTCCCTCACCCGGCCCTGCCCGGTCCCCGGGAAGGCCGGCAGTTACCGGGAGGGCATCTGGTACGTCATCATGACACTGTCGTCCGTGTCGGCCATCAGCAGCCAGACGGGGTCCTGGAGGACGCACTTGATGAAGTGCTTACTCTCCTCCACATCCGCCTTCACTTTTGCTTTGTGATTATTCTCCGAGGAGTCGATGCTTCCAAAATActtgctggtgtggctggtgTTACTACTGCCTTCAAAGACACGAGGGTGGCAGGTCAGACCGTGAACGCCAAGGCCGGCCTCGCGGGGCGTGTGTGTGGACACAGGCCGGCTCGGGCAGCTGAGAGGCCTATTTGGAGACACGCGCCTGTGCTGGTgggctccccacctccccagttcTCAGATGGCCTGGATCCCTAACAGGGGTCTCCAGTTCGTACCACGGAGGTGGCTCTCCTGGGGAGGCCCGAGCAGCCCCGGGGAGCCCATCTTAGAAATGCTACCACCTTCCCTAGCACTCAGCCCCTTTCACCAAGCCAGGCTATAGGGAGAAGCCGGTTTTGGCTTCGTTAGCGAGagcctcctggggtgggggggtgtggtcAGCATGTACAGGAGAAGGGGAAGCTCACACAAACAGCAGGGGCCTTGGAGTGTGGGGAGGGCACCTGTCCGGTACAGCGGGTCCACATCACGCTTGAGGGACCCAGTGGGCACAGCACGTGATACAGACACTAGGCTCCCCAGAGAGAACCAGCTCAGGGAGGAGAACCCTGACTGGCCCTCCAGGCACGTTGGGGTGCAAGTCCTGCCAAGGCCAACATGGAGGTGAGCAGGTGCGAGGGGTAGTTCTGACTGGGGAGGGCCCACCCGCCCCCTAGGGGGGGAGCACCTGCCTGCCCGTGGGAACAGCCGGGGGCCCTGAGCTGGCCCCGGTGGGCCTGGTGTGCACCTGGAGCTGGGCCCCGAACACCCACAACCTGTGGCTCTGGTGTGGCTGGGCTGCCCAGGGGCCCCACGGGAGAGTCTTCTGAACGCACCCCGAACCCCAGGACTCGGGCTCCCAACGCCACCCACAGACCTGTCCCACTTCTGGATGCGCCGCAGCCCAGcgagctggagcccagggagtcAGAGGCAGCGGAGGCCCCGCTTCTCGACAGGGCTGACCCTTCTGCCGAGCAGAGGTCTTCGCGCAGCAGGAGGCCGAGCAGGTCACTGGACGTGGAGCGGGCGTCACTGTTCTGGGTGTCTGGGGGCTCCTCGCGCTTTAGAACAGGGAGAAGACGCCAGACGGGGCCCAGTCAGAACCCAGCCGGGGGTGACTACCTGCA contains the following coding sequences:
- the HES6 gene encoding transcription cofactor HES-6 isoform X1, with the translated sequence MAPSPASGAQGWDRVGRENDDGWETRVDRKARKPLVEKKRRARINESLQELRLLLAGTEVQAKLENAEVLELTVRRVQGALRGRARGLEQLQAEASERFAAGYIQCMHEVHTFVSTCQAIEATVAAELLNHLLESMPLREGSSFRDLLGDALAGPQGAPRRSSWLTGGALGSPLSSPPSLGDDLCSDLEEASEAELSCAPAEGLDLVPAALGGLTTAHIAQSIWRPW
- the HES6 gene encoding transcription cofactor HES-6 isoform X2, coding for MAPSPASGAQGWDRVGRENDDGWETRVDRKARKPLVEKKRRARINESLQELRLLLAGTEVQAKLENAEVLELTDSSSCRQKPASASPPATSSACMRCTRSCPRARPSRPPLPLSS